One genomic segment of Ictalurus punctatus breed USDA103 chromosome 4, Coco_2.0, whole genome shotgun sequence includes these proteins:
- the LOC124626663 gene encoding LOW QUALITY PROTEIN: dynein regulatory complex subunit 4 (The sequence of the model RefSeq protein was modified relative to this genomic sequence to represent the inferred CDS: inserted 2 bases in 1 codon): MPPKKKGTGKSAEEKSSTVDQVPSTAKGKRSTVARKSSTAEEMSKEQLEKQIIQMREELDREQKERNYVQQERDKIHDFWEISKSHLEEKKAEIRNRDKELEESSEKHQEEIRKYKAKVKHLLFEHQNSITECKHEGVVATKLLEKERADLESELQRDIRRLKVDLKEQEHPYKKSIKSLKLSNEKEITKLRSEFEEKLRVIKATYETKLEKHREEQDLRRKTEIHEIEQRLNVHINTLIKNHDKAFGDLKNYYKDLTQERVSQIGSLKEEVAEKNTKGKMLEEEMPKVLQQNKRLTELLQKATQEVSVLQIQHEDYKKDKSILAATKARLKVTNNKLKDLKMEQEHLEQRFSKMQQDHDELYKKFDKAILEVQQKSGFKNLLQERKLXSFKQTPENKEGPLNKVLPASNLEPSAFPYYKFFILIF, from the exons ATG CCTCCgaaaaagaaaggaacaggGAAGTCTGCGGAGGAAAAGAGCAGTACTGTAGACCAAGTACCATCTACAGCGAAGGGAAAGCGCAGTACTGTAGCCCGAAAATCATCTACTGCGGAGGAGATGTCAAAAGAGCAG CTGGAAAAGCAAATTATCCAGATGCGTGAGGAGCTGGATCGGGAGCAAAAAGAGCGCAACTACGTCCAGCAGGAGAGAGATAAGATACATGACTTTTGGGAGATCAGTAAAAGCCATCTAGAGGAGAAGAAAGCAGAAATAAGGAACAGGGATAAAGAACTGGAAGAATCTTCAGAGAAACATCAGGAAGAGATCAGG AAGTACAAGGCGAAGGTTAAACACTTGCTGTTTGAACATCAAAATAGCATCACGGAGTGTAAGCACGAGGGAGTGGTTGCCACTAAACTCCTGGAGAAAGAGCGGGCAGACCTGGAGAGCGAGCTGCAGAGAGATATACGCAGGCTGAAGGTAGATTTGAAAGAACAGGAGCACCCGTACAAGAAATCCATCAAGAGCCTAAAACTG AGCAATGAAAAGGAGATCACCAAGCTCAGAAGTGAATTTGAGGAAAAATTACGAG TAATCAAGGCTACGTATGAGACGAAGCTGGAAAAACATCGAGAGGAGCAAGACCTGAGGCGCAAGACTGAAATCCATGAGATCGAGCAAAGGCTGAACGTCCACATTAACACGTTGATAAAGAACCACGATAAAGCCTTCGGTGATCTAAAGAACTATTATAAGGATCTCACTCAGGAGCGCGTGAGCCAAATCGGCTCGCTTAAG GAGGAAGTGGCTGAAAAGAACACGAAGGGGAAGATGTTGGAGGAGGAGATGCCCAAGGTGCTGCAGCAGAACAAACGTCTGACGGAGCTACTGCAGAAAGCCACGCAGGAAGTGTCAGTGCTGCAGATACAGCACGAAGACTATAAGAAGGACAAAAGCATACTGGCG GCAACAAAAGCACGTCTCAAAGTGACAAATAACAAGCTGAAGGACCTGAAAATGGAGCAGGAACATCTGGAGCAGAGATTCAGTAAG ATGCAGCAGGATCATGATGAACTGTACAAGAAGTTCGACAAGGCCATCCTGGAGGTGCAGCAGAAGAGCGGCTTTAAAAACCTTCTTCAGGAGAGGAAACT GTCATTCAAACAAACACCGGAGAATAAAGAGGGACCGCTTAACAAGGTCCTTCCTGCCTCCAATTTAGAGCCCAGTGCCTTTccgtattataaattctttattttaatattttga
- the LOC108264576 gene encoding dynein regulatory complex subunit 4: MPPKKKGTGKSAEEKSSTVAQVPSTEDEMLKKQLEKQIIQMREELDREQKERNYFQLERDKVQCFWELTKSQIEEKKAEIRNRDKGLEESEEKHQEEIRKYEEKIKDLLFEHQNSIAECKHEGVVATKLLEKEWADLESELQKDMHSLKVDLKEQELSYEKSIKSLKLSNEKEITKLRSEFEEKLRVIKATYEKKLEKHREEQDLRRKTEIHEIEQRLNVHINTLIKNHDKAFGDLQNFYNDLTQERVSQIGLLEEEVAEKNTKGKMLEKEMPNVLQQNNHLTELLQKATQEVSMLQKQHEDHQKDKSLLVGTKARLKVTNNKLKDLKMEHELLEQRFSKVQQDHDELFKKFDKAILEVQQKSGIKNLLQEKKLVAQTETGE; this comes from the exons ATG CCTCCgaaaaagaaaggaacaggGAAGTCTGCGGAGGAAAAGAGCAGTACTGTAGCCCAAGTACCATCTACAGAGGATGAAATGTTGAAGAAGCAG CTGGAAAAACAAATTATCCAGATGCGTGAGGAGCTGGATCGGGAGCAAAAAGAGCGCAATTACTTCCAGCTGGAAAGAGATAAGGTACAATGCTTTTGGGAGCTCACCAAAAGCCAGATAGAGGAGAAGAAAGCAGAAATAAGGAACAGGGATAAAGGACTGGAAGAATCTGAGGAGAAACATCAGGAAGAGATCAGG aagtaCGAGGAGAAGATTAAAGACTTGCTGTTTGAACATCAAAATAGCATCGCAGAGTGTAAGCACGAGGGAGTGGTTGCCACCAAACTCCTGGAGAAAGAGTGGGCAGACCTGGAGAGTGAGCTGCAGAAAGACATGCACAGCCTGAAAGTGGATTTGAAAGAACAGGAGCTCTCGTACGAGAAATCCATCAAGAGCCTAAAACTG AGCAATGAAAAGGAGATCACCAAGCTCAGAAGTGAATTTGAGGAAAAATTACGAG TAATCAAGGCAACGTATGAGAAGAAGCTGGAAAAACATCGAGAGGAGCAAGACCTGAGGCGCAAGACTGAAATCCATGAGATCGAGCAAAGGCTGAACGTCCACATTAACACGCTGATAAAGAACCACGATAAAGCCTTCGGTGATCTACAGAACTTTTATAATGATCTCACTCAGGAGCGCGTGAGCCAAATCGGCTTGCTTGAG GAGGAAGTGGCTGAAAAGAACACGAAGGGGAAGATGTTGGAGAAGGAGATGCCCAATGTGCTACAGCAGAACAACCATCTGACGGAGCTACTGCAGAAAGCCACGCAGGAAGTGTCAATGCTACAGAAACAGCACGAAGACCATCAGAAGGACAAAAGCTTACTGGTG GGAACGAAAGCACGTCTCAAAGTGACAAATAACAAGCTGAAGGACCTGAAAATGGAGCATGAACTTCTGGAGCAGAGATTCAgtaag GTGCAGCAGGATCATGATGAACTGTTCAAGAAGTTCGACAAGGCCATCCTGGAGGTGCAGCAGAAGAGCGGCATTAAGAACCTGCTTCAAGAGAAGAAACTGGTCGCTCAAACAGAGACCGGAGAATAA